From the genome of Oceanispirochaeta sp. M1, one region includes:
- a CDS encoding ATP-binding protein → MRSLFLQITLLLLFSLTLLSADDDSSSEDTASIFLLFSYHPGHLWEDSIYSALLEGIQEKIPGTKITLEYMDTKRKSVEEMEESIIRDLSLFDADAFSLIVAVDDNALQFLAKQGEELFPDTPIVFCGVNDYEFVKNTLRKNHTGVISKVNLPDTLALAKKLIPSLRTVYVIVDATPTGYGNRQMVERQIQDLRGELALLDFHFLGENKLTTDELIQWSSSVSDDSILLLTSWYRDKKGNFISEKAFLSRLASETSVPVFNLLHLRSGILGGKVTSGTIQAGLAVDLIAGILDGEDAGTIPVIEDDTTVYAIDQKRFRYWKFREQDIPGESILLNPLSISSYQVTIQLLSIALFCLLFLIGLLIRQSFLLNRSTLHLSRQKNELYTTLSSIGDGVISTDTESKIVFMNKMAQNMTGWILEEAGGLHISQVLPLENGLTGEMVINPVHKVLAHNERVLMDANTVLINKKGQKIHISDSASPIRDPKDDTLIGVIVVFKDISDSEKIQQILQNEQRRLRDAQAMAMVGNWEYDPQKNSYWYSREVYTLSSVDPGIDGIPETLDFMKKIFPSWNQSTILPDELQNESSRVKSIMTIPVDDGENKILHLIARQAENPETGKQIVTGIIQDFSELSQTRAALEASQGQLRQAARMEAVGKLAGGISHEFNNLLQIILGYSQLLKDDCAGTREMEYIEPIIKTAASARNLTRQLLLFSRTENMNMENFTMSGLIHSLMPILGRLLEENIVLEPHLAAEDDWVYADKQQIEQVLINLSLNARDAMEGGGLLSIRQSIHIATHSFPGLDGYIPAGEYVELIVQDNGSGINKEILPEIFDPFFTTKDKDKGTGLGLSIVYGIIRQHQGYLNIETDRSRGTSFHIYLPRVNASQDTRKELSSREEDSPELKGLIFMAEDDPMVRQLAETMLRKSGFRIKSFVNGKELINALKKRRSDDETIGLFLLDVIMPEMGGVHAFNNLRSMGYDMPVLFMSGYTEERLHNIADLKDASLIHKPFTMKDLVQEIQSLII, encoded by the coding sequence ATGAGAAGCTTATTTCTACAAATAACCCTGCTGCTTCTGTTTTCTCTTACCTTGCTTTCCGCTGATGATGATTCTTCTTCTGAAGATACAGCTTCAATTTTTCTCCTCTTCTCTTATCACCCCGGACATCTCTGGGAGGACAGTATCTATTCGGCTCTTCTTGAAGGAATACAAGAGAAAATTCCCGGCACTAAAATTACCCTTGAATATATGGATACAAAGCGTAAATCGGTTGAAGAAATGGAAGAGAGTATTATCAGGGATCTTTCACTCTTTGATGCCGATGCTTTCTCCCTTATTGTTGCAGTAGATGACAATGCTCTTCAGTTCCTTGCAAAACAAGGCGAGGAGCTTTTCCCTGATACTCCTATTGTTTTCTGCGGTGTAAATGACTACGAATTTGTTAAAAATACCCTCAGGAAGAATCATACAGGTGTGATCAGCAAGGTGAATTTGCCGGACACTCTTGCCCTTGCAAAGAAGCTGATTCCTTCTCTCCGGACTGTGTATGTCATAGTCGATGCGACTCCCACAGGATACGGAAACAGGCAGATGGTTGAGAGGCAGATCCAGGATCTGAGAGGAGAGCTTGCTCTCCTGGATTTTCATTTTCTGGGTGAAAATAAACTTACCACCGATGAACTTATCCAGTGGAGTTCTTCTGTGTCTGATGATTCAATTCTCCTGCTTACCAGCTGGTATAGAGATAAAAAAGGCAACTTTATTTCAGAAAAGGCTTTCCTTTCCAGGCTCGCTTCGGAAACATCAGTTCCAGTCTTCAACCTTTTGCATCTACGATCCGGCATCCTTGGCGGTAAAGTAACATCAGGCACCATACAGGCTGGACTGGCTGTTGATCTGATAGCTGGAATTCTGGATGGGGAAGACGCAGGTACAATTCCTGTAATCGAAGATGACACAACTGTTTATGCAATTGACCAGAAGCGCTTCAGATATTGGAAATTCAGAGAACAGGACATTCCGGGAGAATCTATCCTCCTTAATCCTCTATCAATAAGCAGTTACCAGGTGACCATTCAGCTTCTTTCTATAGCATTATTCTGTCTTCTTTTCCTTATCGGGTTATTGATAAGGCAGTCTTTTTTGCTGAATCGTTCGACTCTTCATCTTTCACGGCAGAAAAATGAGCTTTATACAACTTTAAGCTCTATCGGTGACGGTGTAATTTCTACTGATACCGAATCGAAGATCGTATTTATGAATAAGATGGCTCAGAATATGACAGGCTGGATACTTGAAGAGGCCGGTGGACTCCATATTTCTCAGGTTTTGCCACTTGAAAATGGATTGACCGGTGAGATGGTTATCAATCCGGTTCATAAAGTCCTGGCGCATAATGAGCGTGTTCTGATGGATGCCAACACTGTTCTGATAAATAAGAAGGGTCAGAAAATCCATATTTCGGACAGTGCTTCTCCTATCAGAGATCCCAAGGATGATACTCTTATCGGTGTTATTGTGGTATTCAAGGATATAAGTGATTCAGAAAAAATTCAGCAGATTCTCCAGAATGAACAGCGTCGTCTGCGGGATGCTCAGGCCATGGCAATGGTCGGTAACTGGGAATATGATCCGCAAAAAAATAGTTATTGGTACTCTCGTGAGGTTTATACTCTTAGTTCTGTTGATCCCGGCATTGATGGAATTCCTGAGACTCTTGATTTTATGAAGAAGATTTTTCCTTCCTGGAATCAGAGCACAATTCTCCCCGATGAACTTCAAAATGAATCCAGTCGTGTAAAATCCATTATGACCATTCCTGTTGATGATGGCGAAAACAAGATCCTTCATCTTATTGCACGGCAGGCGGAAAATCCTGAAACAGGGAAACAGATTGTAACCGGGATAATTCAGGACTTTTCAGAATTGTCTCAGACAAGAGCGGCTCTTGAAGCCAGCCAGGGTCAGCTTCGTCAGGCTGCCAGGATGGAAGCGGTTGGAAAACTTGCAGGAGGGATCTCCCATGAATTCAATAATCTGCTCCAGATCATTCTTGGATACAGTCAGCTTCTGAAGGATGACTGTGCCGGCACCCGTGAGATGGAATATATCGAACCTATTATAAAGACTGCGGCCAGTGCCAGAAATCTGACCAGGCAGCTTCTTCTTTTCAGTCGAACAGAAAATATGAACATGGAAAATTTTACCATGTCAGGGCTTATTCACAGTCTTATGCCCATACTGGGGCGTCTTCTTGAAGAGAATATCGTTCTGGAGCCCCATCTTGCGGCTGAGGATGACTGGGTTTATGCCGACAAACAGCAGATTGAGCAGGTCCTTATAAATCTGAGTCTCAATGCCCGGGATGCCATGGAAGGGGGCGGTCTTCTGAGCATCCGTCAGTCTATTCATATTGCCACACACTCTTTTCCCGGGCTGGATGGGTATATTCCTGCTGGTGAATATGTGGAATTGATTGTTCAGGATAACGGTTCGGGTATTAATAAGGAAATTCTTCCGGAGATCTTTGATCCATTCTTTACAACCAAAGATAAGGATAAGGGTACTGGACTTGGACTCTCAATTGTTTATGGGATAATCAGGCAGCACCAGGGGTATCTTAATATTGAAACAGACCGCAGCCGTGGTACTTCTTTTCATATTTATCTGCCTCGGGTCAATGCTTCTCAGGATACCCGGAAAGAGCTTAGTTCCAGAGAAGAAGACAGCCCTGAATTAAAGGGTCTTATTTTTATGGCGGAGGATGATCCAATGGTCCGCCAGCTTGCAGAGACCATGCTGAGAAAAAGCGGATTTAGGATAAAAAGCTTTGTGAATGGAAAAGAGCTGATTAATGCCCTGAAAAAACGGAGATCTGATGATGAAACCATAGGTCTTTTTCTCCTTGATGTCATTATGCCGGAGATGGGCGGGGTTCATGCATTTAACAATCTCAGGTCCATGGGTTATGATATGCCCGTGCTTTTTATGAGCGGTTATACGGAAGAGAGGCTTCATAATATTGCTGATCTTAAGGATGCCTCCCTTATTCATAAGCCTTTTACCATGAAGGATCTTGTGCAGGAGATTCAGTCTCTGATAATTTGA
- a CDS encoding MFS transporter, with translation MITKDQKSSYFGFLWHGIFLALTVTFTEVNSVLPALVLQVGGSELHIGFITAIMVGFPLVSQLLFAPFIQSRKRKKPYLIAGLYARMMALFGIGLLLNNAGRFSPSSVLIFIYCGLTVFTLSGAFAGISYVSLIGTSIPRELRHKFFLRKQVFWSAGVLVSGVLTRFVLTGFAGTQRYTFLFVLASLMLALGSIGFWMIKEPESESVSTGAPGLKGITASIREILSEDISFRYYCIVANLLTVSIVLIPFYLPSLLRTFNLPSSYVGTIVLLQMGGMLLSNFLWPKIIGPLGFKGLLKIQSIASLLIPLTLSILLFSGQGLWVLYLIFPMLGALSGAHKMSGEAVLVQISREDKRALYSGIYGALNLSSALAPLLFGLLLRSVDFRLFFPVIGILSLSALFVINKMICPVDVKKAKDDMIGAR, from the coding sequence ATGATTACAAAAGATCAAAAATCAAGTTATTTCGGTTTCCTCTGGCATGGGATATTTCTTGCACTGACAGTTACATTTACAGAGGTGAATTCTGTGCTGCCCGCACTTGTGCTTCAGGTAGGGGGCTCAGAGCTGCATATCGGTTTTATAACAGCCATAATGGTCGGTTTTCCTCTTGTCTCTCAGCTCCTTTTTGCCCCATTTATTCAGTCAAGAAAAAGAAAGAAACCCTATCTTATTGCAGGTCTGTATGCCAGGATGATGGCACTTTTCGGTATCGGTCTTCTCCTTAACAATGCCGGACGTTTCTCACCCTCTTCTGTTTTGATTTTTATATACTGCGGTCTCACGGTGTTTACCCTCTCAGGAGCTTTTGCCGGAATCAGTTATGTTTCACTTATCGGGACTTCAATCCCCCGGGAACTGAGACATAAATTTTTCCTGCGGAAACAGGTCTTCTGGAGTGCCGGAGTCCTGGTCTCCGGAGTTCTGACAAGATTTGTACTGACCGGATTTGCAGGGACTCAACGCTATACTTTTCTCTTCGTATTGGCCTCACTGATGCTGGCCCTGGGATCTATCGGATTCTGGATGATCAAAGAGCCCGAGTCTGAGAGTGTAAGTACCGGAGCTCCCGGATTGAAGGGAATAACAGCTTCTATCAGAGAAATCCTGAGCGAAGACATAAGTTTCAGATATTACTGTATCGTGGCTAATCTTCTCACTGTCTCAATTGTTCTGATCCCATTTTATCTTCCATCTCTGTTAAGAACATTCAATCTGCCATCATCATATGTGGGGACGATTGTCCTTCTGCAGATGGGGGGGATGCTTCTTTCAAATTTCCTGTGGCCGAAGATTATTGGACCTCTGGGCTTTAAGGGACTCTTAAAGATTCAGAGCATCGCAAGCCTGCTGATCCCTCTTACGCTGAGTATATTGCTTTTTTCAGGTCAGGGTCTGTGGGTTTTATATCTGATCTTTCCCATGTTGGGGGCGCTCTCGGGAGCTCATAAGATGAGCGGGGAGGCTGTCCTGGTACAGATCAGCAGAGAGGATAAGCGGGCCTTGTATTCAGGTATTTACGGAGCCCTGAATCTGAGCAGTGCCCTGGCACCCCTGCTCTTCGGATTACTCCTGCGATCTGTGGACTTCAGGCTGTTTTTTCCTGTCATCGGTATTTTGTCTCTTTCTGCACTATTCGTTATCAATAAGATGATCTGTCCTGTGGATGTAAAAAAGGCAAAGGATGACATGATCGGAGCCAGATAG
- a CDS encoding ABC transporter substrate-binding protein, with translation MKKVVWGAVAFLMIASLSFMSCQKKEEAAAAPTEEKVVDDPYADVRGKVVSMAGPFVDNDAIKFEQSVKSFEEMTGIDIQYEGSKEFEASIGISIEGGDAPDIVDFPQPGLLKNFVAKGYVVDLNKALDMNKVKSNYIQSWLDMATMDSPDGEIMAGLWGRVNGKSLVWYNKKEFDAAGYEVPETWEDLVALQNMILADGDAPWAVGIESGAATGWAATDWVEEMMLRTTSLENYDRWVAGELKFDSPEVRKAIEAMASIWFADGMVYGGRKGISTISFGDAPKVMFENPPKAWMHKQGNFITSFFPENLTAGTDYDFFYLPSVDPSLGRPVLVAGDIYAMFDDRPEVRMVMQYFATGASVEGWVKSGGAISPHKDSQLSWYTNDVDRKVAEVIQNATSVRFDGSDLMPGAVGAGSFWKEMTAYVSGSKTLDEALTAIDNSWP, from the coding sequence ATGAAAAAAGTTGTTTGGGGAGCAGTCGCATTTTTGATGATTGCCTCACTGTCTTTCATGAGCTGCCAGAAAAAGGAAGAAGCCGCTGCGGCTCCCACAGAAGAAAAGGTGGTGGATGATCCGTACGCAGATGTCCGGGGCAAGGTCGTTTCCATGGCCGGTCCTTTTGTAGACAACGATGCTATCAAATTCGAACAGTCTGTCAAATCTTTTGAAGAGATGACGGGAATTGACATCCAGTATGAAGGATCAAAAGAATTTGAAGCTTCCATCGGTATAAGTATAGAAGGTGGAGATGCTCCGGATATCGTAGACTTTCCTCAGCCCGGTCTTCTGAAAAACTTTGTAGCCAAGGGCTATGTTGTTGACCTGAACAAGGCTCTCGACATGAACAAGGTTAAATCCAACTATATCCAGAGCTGGCTCGACATGGCTACCATGGATTCTCCCGACGGAGAAATCATGGCAGGACTCTGGGGACGTGTTAATGGAAAATCCCTTGTATGGTACAACAAGAAAGAATTTGATGCTGCGGGTTATGAAGTTCCTGAAACCTGGGAAGACCTTGTAGCATTGCAGAATATGATCCTTGCAGACGGCGATGCTCCCTGGGCAGTTGGTATTGAATCGGGTGCCGCAACAGGATGGGCCGCTACTGACTGGGTTGAAGAGATGATGCTCAGAACCACAAGTCTTGAAAACTATGACAGATGGGTTGCCGGAGAGCTGAAGTTTGACAGCCCCGAAGTACGTAAGGCTATCGAAGCCATGGCGTCTATCTGGTTTGCCGACGGAATGGTTTATGGTGGACGTAAAGGTATTTCCACAATAAGTTTTGGTGATGCTCCCAAGGTTATGTTTGAGAATCCACCCAAAGCCTGGATGCACAAACAGGGTAACTTCATTACATCCTTCTTCCCCGAAAACCTGACTGCAGGAACTGACTATGACTTCTTCTATCTGCCCAGTGTAGATCCTTCACTGGGACGCCCTGTTCTGGTTGCCGGAGATATCTATGCCATGTTTGATGACAGACCCGAAGTCCGCATGGTTATGCAGTATTTTGCAACCGGTGCCTCCGTTGAAGGCTGGGTAAAATCAGGTGGAGCTATTTCTCCTCATAAAGACTCACAGCTCAGCTGGTACACCAATGATGTTGACAGAAAAGTTGCCGAAGTCATCCAGAATGCCACCAGTGTCCGTTTTGACGGTTCCGACCTGATGCCGGGCGCCGTAGGTGCAGGTTCTTTCTGGAAAGAGATGACTGCTTATGTATCAGGATCAAAAACACTCGATGAGGCTCTGACTGCCATCGATAACTCCTGGCCCTGA
- a CDS encoding 2-oxo acid dehydrogenase subunit E2, with product MAFKKRPDGTLIRNLHSFRGMLPFLMRNRTESIIYFEQEIDVTETLAYVKKHNKSMEDRSKKMTVFHVFLGAFVRSIALRPQLNRFVSGYRYYQRNELSVNFVAKKTLTDDAQEINVKIAFDPKDTLESITARVNQYVNKAKSDEGNVNSSETDFLMKFPRSILRMIMWGFRVLDYWNLAPASMIRVDPMYTTLFLTNLGSVGIDAPYHHLFEWGNNGLFAAIGKIKKVYSMNSKGEVIGRDIVKLTYTLDDRLSEGIYCARAIDMIKRFVENPAELSEVPDIPQHLLDELNLKPIKSIKEDGYV from the coding sequence ATGGCCTTTAAAAAACGTCCCGATGGTACACTTATCAGAAATCTTCACTCATTCAGAGGGATGCTCCCCTTTCTAATGAGAAACAGAACCGAGTCTATCATCTATTTTGAACAGGAAATTGATGTAACCGAAACTCTGGCTTATGTTAAAAAACACAACAAGAGTATGGAAGACCGAAGCAAGAAAATGACAGTCTTTCATGTTTTTCTCGGCGCCTTTGTAAGGTCCATCGCTCTGCGTCCCCAGCTGAATCGTTTTGTATCGGGTTACCGTTATTATCAGAGAAATGAATTATCTGTTAATTTTGTTGCCAAGAAGACACTGACGGATGATGCTCAGGAGATCAATGTAAAGATCGCCTTCGATCCTAAAGATACCCTTGAGAGTATTACAGCTCGAGTTAATCAGTATGTCAATAAAGCCAAGAGTGATGAGGGTAACGTCAATTCATCGGAGACAGACTTTCTAATGAAGTTTCCCAGATCCATCCTCCGTATGATTATGTGGGGGTTCAGGGTTCTGGATTACTGGAATCTGGCTCCTGCATCCATGATCCGTGTAGATCCCATGTATACCACTCTTTTTCTGACAAATCTGGGCTCTGTGGGCATTGATGCTCCTTATCATCATCTTTTTGAATGGGGTAATAATGGTCTTTTTGCTGCTATAGGGAAGATTAAGAAAGTCTATTCAATGAACAGTAAAGGTGAAGTGATCGGACGGGATATTGTTAAACTTACCTACACCCTGGATGACCGTCTTTCCGAAGGGATCTACTGTGCAAGAGCCATTGATATGATCAAGCGTTTTGTGGAGAACCCGGCTGAGTTGAGCGAAGTTCCCGATATCCCCCAGCATCTTCTGGATGAACTGAATCTGAAACCCATTAAGTCTATCAAGGAAGACGGTTATGTTTGA
- a CDS encoding carbohydrate ABC transporter permease, with protein sequence MSQDIDSNWNPLTLIILIIVTLTILIGGFFLLQTMQNQKILMTLTAVTWGLGSVALLFFVLNAIAESMPRKVRSVSVAVVFAGPAVLMLLWALVMPTLRSLRLSFADANGNGFVFLDNYKFAFTDPIMLESFRNNLLWMIFGTSFCVIMGLIIAVLADKSRSEKVFKSLIFMPMAVSFVGAGVIWKFIYNYKGEGINITEIGLLNAIVTSLGGEAQAWLLMPFWNNFFLIIIMVWLQTGYGMVIMSSAIKGIPEEINEAAKVDGANAFTIFFKITIPYIMPTIITVTTTILIFSLKLFDIVRVMTGGNFGTNVIANEFYLRQFTYGHSGQASAIAVVLLVVIVPVLAYNLKEFRGREVLK encoded by the coding sequence ATGAGCCAGGATATAGATTCTAATTGGAATCCTCTAACCTTAATCATCCTGATTATTGTAACCCTGACGATTCTCATCGGCGGATTCTTTCTACTGCAGACCATGCAGAACCAGAAGATATTGATGACACTAACCGCCGTGACCTGGGGGCTGGGCTCAGTAGCCCTCCTCTTTTTTGTATTAAATGCCATCGCTGAATCGATGCCCAGGAAGGTTCGATCTGTTTCTGTGGCTGTTGTTTTTGCAGGTCCCGCCGTTTTAATGCTTCTCTGGGCTCTGGTTATGCCTACCCTCAGATCTCTCAGACTGAGCTTTGCAGATGCCAACGGCAACGGCTTTGTATTTCTTGATAATTATAAATTTGCATTTACAGATCCCATCATGCTGGAAAGTTTCAGGAACAATCTTCTATGGATGATTTTCGGGACCTCTTTCTGCGTAATCATGGGATTGATCATAGCTGTTCTTGCTGATAAAAGCCGGTCAGAGAAAGTTTTTAAATCTCTCATTTTCATGCCCATGGCCGTCTCCTTTGTAGGAGCAGGAGTTATATGGAAGTTTATCTACAACTATAAGGGTGAGGGAATCAATATTACAGAAATTGGTCTCCTCAACGCTATTGTGACGTCCCTGGGAGGAGAGGCACAAGCCTGGCTGCTTATGCCGTTCTGGAACAACTTCTTCCTCATTATAATAATGGTTTGGCTCCAGACCGGATACGGTATGGTTATTATGTCTTCCGCTATAAAAGGAATTCCAGAGGAAATCAATGAAGCTGCCAAAGTGGATGGGGCCAATGCCTTTACGATTTTCTTCAAGATCACCATCCCCTATATCATGCCCACCATTATAACGGTCACAACCACTATTCTCATTTTCAGCCTGAAACTATTTGATATTGTCAGAGTTATGACAGGTGGTAACTTCGGAACCAATGTAATAGCCAATGAGTTTTATTTAAGACAGTTCACCTACGGTCATTCAGGCCAGGCTTCAGCAATAGCGGTTGTCCTGCTTGTGGTCATAGTTCCTGTACTGGCTTATAACCTGAAAGAATTCCGGGGAAGAGAGGTTCTGAAATGA
- a CDS encoding LacI family DNA-binding transcriptional regulator: MKKRATIYDVAREAEVSITTVSRYLNNPENVKAETGQQISLSMEKLDYIRQGNAGTITSRSVRRVGVLTPFFPAPSFVDRLRGMIPFFKEKNYEVVIYTIESPDQLDEYLSSVPFTRRIDGLILMSVYLTTDQNRALKASGLHVVMIESDDENYSRVLTDDHKGGQIAAELFLEKNYLPCAFMGDKNRNLSYSCHPSELRFRGFKETLEKEGHEIPESLILEADTTVESSQKVFTEFLKKGKQIRAVFAMCDVQAVGIIKAAREEGLRIPEDLAVLGFDNIESADWMGLSTITQYLGDSGRVAAGLLLEQISEKGNAIQKVNLQVGLLERSTT; this comes from the coding sequence ATGAAAAAAAGAGCAACAATATATGATGTAGCAAGGGAAGCAGAGGTCAGTATTACAACTGTATCCCGATATCTGAATAACCCGGAAAATGTAAAAGCCGAAACAGGGCAGCAGATCTCCCTATCTATGGAAAAGCTTGATTATATTCGCCAGGGAAACGCAGGAACTATTACAAGCCGCTCAGTCCGGAGAGTCGGAGTTCTCACACCATTTTTCCCGGCACCATCCTTTGTAGATAGACTGAGAGGGATGATTCCCTTCTTTAAAGAAAAGAACTATGAAGTCGTTATTTACACCATAGAGAGTCCGGACCAGCTGGATGAATATCTGAGTTCCGTCCCCTTCACACGCAGAATTGATGGACTGATTTTAATGTCTGTTTATCTGACGACTGATCAGAACCGCGCACTAAAAGCCTCAGGACTCCATGTTGTGATGATCGAATCGGATGATGAGAACTACAGCCGTGTTTTGACTGACGATCATAAGGGCGGTCAGATTGCAGCAGAACTTTTTCTTGAAAAAAATTACCTGCCCTGTGCCTTTATGGGTGATAAAAACCGGAATCTCTCCTACAGCTGCCATCCTTCTGAACTGAGATTCAGGGGGTTTAAAGAGACTCTGGAAAAAGAGGGACATGAGATCCCGGAATCCCTGATTCTTGAAGCAGACACCACAGTGGAAAGCTCGCAGAAAGTTTTTACAGAATTCCTTAAAAAGGGTAAACAGATCAGAGCCGTCTTTGCCATGTGCGATGTTCAGGCTGTAGGCATTATCAAGGCAGCAAGAGAAGAAGGGCTCCGTATCCCCGAAGATCTGGCTGTACTGGGGTTCGACAATATTGAATCGGCCGACTGGATGGGACTGTCTACGATCACTCAGTATCTGGGTGATTCGGGACGTGTTGCAGCCGGCCTTCTGCTGGAACAGATTTCCGAGAAGGGAAATGCCATACAAAAAGTGAATCTTCAGGTTGGACTCCTTGAGAGGTCCACAACTTAA
- a CDS encoding class I adenylate-forming enzyme family protein, with the protein MFETKPWLKYYGNIPSEIDYKKRTLYRAFRESAEAYPHNTALDFMGAEISYSSLLNLIDQTAADLSAKGMKAGDRMTVCLPNCPEAIITFYALAKIGAVSSMIHPLSAPDEIEYYLNLSESRWAITLNAFYSRFVDILDNTKVETVLITKLGTYMSPTMRTLFFLAKGRKIKALPEDSRILNWSDLTAVKGSPVDEVESNPEGLASLLYSGGTTGSPKGIMLSHMNFNVLAGQTACQGSKRLGPLAPGDSILAILPVFHGFGLAVCIHTFLVNGGCSILVPQFSAEVAGKIIRKKKPTIMAGVPTLFEALSSNKNLLKADLSGMKGVFAGGDSVPISIKRDFDKVLKERGADIELREGYGLTESVTVSVLMPEDEYREASIGVPYPDMLAKVILPDSYDEAPAGTDGEICISGPSVMIGYLNDPEETSAVLQTHDDGRIWLHTGDIGAMDKDGFLYFKLRQKRMVKVSGIAVYPTQVEKVLESHPAVKMSCAIGVPDDYQLHKIKAFVILNKGYSAGSELEEELIAYSRKHINKWSCPRLIEFRDELPLTRVGKIAYTVLEQEEAAEV; encoded by the coding sequence ATGTTTGAAACTAAGCCCTGGCTGAAATATTACGGTAATATTCCCTCTGAAATTGATTATAAAAAGAGAACCCTCTACCGGGCATTCCGTGAATCTGCCGAAGCCTATCCTCATAATACAGCCCTGGATTTTATGGGAGCGGAGATCAGCTACAGTTCACTCCTGAATCTTATCGATCAGACCGCGGCAGATTTAAGTGCAAAGGGAATGAAGGCGGGAGACAGGATGACTGTCTGTCTTCCCAACTGTCCAGAGGCTATCATCACTTTTTATGCATTGGCAAAGATCGGTGCTGTTTCCAGTATGATCCACCCCTTATCTGCCCCTGATGAGATCGAATATTACCTGAATCTCAGTGAAAGCAGATGGGCGATTACTCTCAATGCATTCTACTCCCGTTTCGTAGATATTCTGGATAATACAAAAGTTGAAACAGTATTAATCACAAAGCTGGGAACTTATATGAGTCCCACAATGCGGACTCTATTTTTCCTGGCAAAAGGAAGAAAAATCAAAGCACTGCCGGAAGATTCCAGAATCCTTAATTGGTCTGATCTTACAGCTGTTAAAGGCAGTCCTGTTGATGAAGTGGAAAGTAATCCGGAAGGACTTGCGTCCCTTCTTTACAGCGGTGGTACGACGGGCAGTCCCAAGGGGATTATGCTCAGTCATATGAACTTCAATGTTCTGGCGGGGCAGACAGCATGTCAGGGTTCTAAAAGGCTGGGACCCTTGGCTCCTGGAGACTCAATTCTTGCAATTCTTCCTGTTTTTCATGGTTTCGGACTGGCAGTCTGTATCCATACATTTCTGGTTAATGGGGGCTGTAGTATCCTGGTGCCTCAGTTTTCGGCTGAGGTGGCTGGAAAGATTATCAGAAAGAAAAAACCCACCATCATGGCGGGTGTTCCCACTCTGTTTGAAGCTCTTTCCAGTAATAAGAATCTTCTTAAGGCTGACCTTTCAGGGATGAAAGGCGTTTTTGCCGGAGGTGATTCTGTTCCGATCAGTATCAAGAGGGATTTTGACAAGGTTCTGAAGGAGCGGGGGGCAGATATTGAACTGCGTGAAGGCTACGGGCTGACTGAGTCTGTAACTGTTTCTGTTTTAATGCCCGAGGATGAATATCGGGAAGCTTCAATTGGAGTCCCTTATCCAGATATGCTGGCCAAGGTGATACTTCCAGATTCATATGATGAAGCTCCTGCTGGAACAGATGGTGAGATCTGTATTTCAGGTCCTTCTGTAATGATAGGATATCTTAATGATCCCGAAGAGACCTCTGCAGTTCTGCAGACTCATGATGATGGAAGAATCTGGCTTCATACCGGAGATATCGGAGCTATGGATAAAGACGGTTTCCTCTATTTTAAACTGCGTCAGAAGAGAATGGTCAAAGTTTCCGGCATTGCGGTATATCCAACACAGGTGGAAAAGGTACTTGAGAGTCATCCTGCGGTAAAGATGAGCTGTGCTATCGGGGTTCCTGACGATTATCAACTCCATAAAATAAAAGCTTTTGTAATCCTCAATAAAGGGTACAGTGCCGGTTCTGAGCTGGAGGAAGAACTGATCGCCTACAGCAGAAAACATATCAATAAATGGAGCTGTCCCCGTCTGATCGAGTTCCGGGATGAACTTCCCCTTACAAGAGTAGGTAAGATTGCCTACACAGTGCTGGAGCAGGAAGAGGCCGCTGAGGTCTGA